A genomic segment from Sulfitobacter mediterraneus encodes:
- a CDS encoding nitroreductase: protein MTQIDTLTDILKARHSCRAFRPDPVADSTITQIVKTARHVPSWCNAQPWQVSVTKGAGTEAFRQLMLETASAGGVPQPDLPWPKGYSGAYAERRRTCGFQLYDAVGIDKSDRKSRQEQMLRNYALFDAPHVAIVHSPAELGPYGAMDSGGFVTAFTLAATALGVATVPQAAIAAYAPQVREHFGLGDDRLVLCAISFGYADTDHPANKFRTERAEPSDIIQWKE from the coding sequence ATGACCCAGATCGATACCCTGACCGATATCCTCAAGGCACGGCATTCATGCCGGGCCTTTCGCCCCGATCCGGTGGCCGATAGCACCATCACCCAGATCGTAAAAACCGCCCGCCATGTGCCCAGCTGGTGCAACGCCCAGCCCTGGCAGGTCAGCGTGACCAAAGGCGCCGGCACCGAGGCGTTTCGCCAGTTGATGCTGGAGACCGCCAGTGCGGGCGGCGTGCCGCAGCCTGATCTGCCATGGCCCAAAGGGTATTCCGGCGCCTATGCCGAACGGCGGCGCACCTGCGGTTTCCAGCTTTACGATGCGGTGGGAATCGACAAATCTGACCGCAAAAGCCGTCAGGAACAAATGCTGCGCAACTACGCGCTGTTTGACGCGCCGCATGTGGCGATTGTGCATTCCCCGGCAGAGCTTGGCCCCTACGGTGCGATGGACAGCGGTGGATTTGTCACCGCCTTTACCCTCGCCGCCACCGCGCTTGGCGTGGCCACTGTGCCGCAAGCGGCGATTGCAGCCTATGCCCCGCAGGTGCGCGAACATTTTGGGCTGGGCGATGATCGTCTGGTGCTTTGCGCGATCTCTTTTGGGTATGCCGATACGGATCATCCGGCGAACAAGTTTCGCACTGAACGGGCGGAACCATCAGATATTATCCAGTGGAAAGAGTGA
- the dtd gene encoding D-aminoacyl-tRNA deacylase encodes MRAVLQRVTQASVTVDGAVIGQIEKGLMILVCAMPEDDEKTAEALALKISKLRLFKDDAGKMNLSLAQTGGAALVVSQFTLAADTSRGTRPGFSYAAKPDAAKALYLHFADQLRGLGIPVETGEFGADMSVALVNDGPVTICLDTERP; translated from the coding sequence ATGCGCGCAGTTCTTCAACGTGTAACGCAAGCCTCCGTCACGGTAGATGGCGCAGTGATCGGGCAGATTGAGAAGGGTCTGATGATCCTTGTCTGCGCCATGCCCGAGGACGATGAAAAAACTGCCGAGGCGCTGGCGCTCAAGATTTCCAAGCTGCGGCTGTTCAAGGATGACGCGGGCAAGATGAACCTGTCCCTGGCCCAAACCGGCGGCGCGGCCTTGGTGGTCAGCCAGTTCACATTGGCCGCCGACACCTCGCGGGGCACGCGGCCGGGATTTTCCTATGCGGCCAAACCTGACGCGGCCAAGGCGCTTTACCTGCATTTCGCCGATCAACTGCGCGGCCTCGGCATTCCGGTGGAGACTGGCGAGTTTGGCGCGGATATGTCTGTGGCATTGGTCAATGACGGGCCGGTAACCATCTGTCTGGACACCGAGCGGCCCTAG
- a CDS encoding cupin domain-containing protein codes for MCSDAGTAVPKVMIENERVKVTEWRFAKRGDNTGWHRHAYDYVVVPLFDGVLEIDLGGGERVTAEMKNGVPYYRELGGEHDVINGNDFECAFVEIELLEPKPG; via the coding sequence ATGTGTTCTGATGCTGGCACCGCTGTGCCCAAAGTCATGATCGAAAACGAGCGGGTCAAAGTCACCGAATGGCGGTTTGCCAAGCGCGGGGACAACACCGGCTGGCACCGCCATGCTTATGATTACGTGGTTGTCCCGCTGTTTGACGGCGTTCTTGAAATTGATCTTGGCGGTGGAGAACGTGTGACCGCAGAGATGAAAAACGGCGTGCCCTATTATCGCGAGCTGGGCGGTGAGCACGATGTGATCAACGGCAACGATTTTGAATGCGCTTTTGTCGAGATTGAATTGTTGGAGCCGAAACCGGGCTAG
- a CDS encoding CocE/NonD family hydrolase: MTSTPNALREITEEPDMGITLSDGCRLSARVWMPKDAGDDPVPVILEYLPYRKRDGTCARDALTHPWFAMRGYACLRVDIRGNGDSEGLMEDEYTAQELDDAVEVINWAAAQPWCNGSVGMMGISWGGFNGLQVAAMDPAPLKAVITLCSTVDRFADDIHYKGGCLLNENLGWGATMWSYSSRAPDPALRPEDWREMWLERLEHEPFLPAAWLRHQRRDAYWQHGSVCEDFSAIKAKVLAIGGWGDAYKNAVPQLVEALPGAKGIVGSWVHKYPHFAVPEPRIGFLQEALRWWDHWLKGEETGVEDDPDYRAYLMDGVRPAAWYTERPGRWVAEDRGATSHLETEQLHLTNDGLTETAGPLDALVSSPAHCGANAGEYCAIWLGPEMPGDQRHDDALSRCFDSGPLTRDMDIVGAPRLSLTVVSDQPQAQIAVRLNHIHPDGASTRITYGVLNLSHRNSAAEPQPMQPGVPEGVSFALDHIAYRVPKGHRLRVSVSDAYWPLIWPSPEKTELRLTRGTIALPQRPTAGGDEYVFAPPTAADPWQTETLRDENHIRRQETDMVTGRVSLIIEDDFGAVRDADHGLITSSIARENWSIHPDDPTSARGICHWTDELQKDDIRMRTETRCEMWSDATKFHLTARIEAFEGNDLIYCRDVEDSIDRDNL; encoded by the coding sequence ATGACAAGCACCCCCAACGCATTGCGCGAGATCACCGAAGAGCCCGACATGGGTATCACTCTTTCTGATGGATGCCGCCTGTCGGCGCGGGTTTGGATGCCCAAAGACGCGGGCGATGATCCGGTGCCGGTGATCCTTGAATATCTGCCTTACCGCAAGCGCGACGGCACCTGCGCGCGGGATGCGTTGACCCATCCGTGGTTTGCGATGCGCGGCTATGCCTGTCTGCGCGTTGATATCCGCGGCAATGGTGACAGCGAAGGACTGATGGAGGATGAATACACCGCACAGGAACTCGACGACGCTGTTGAGGTGATCAACTGGGCCGCCGCGCAGCCGTGGTGCAACGGCAGTGTCGGCATGATGGGGATCAGCTGGGGCGGGTTCAACGGGTTGCAGGTTGCCGCGATGGATCCGGCCCCGCTCAAGGCAGTGATCACCCTGTGTTCCACTGTGGACCGTTTTGCCGATGACATTCATTACAAGGGCGGTTGCCTGCTGAATGAAAACCTCGGCTGGGGCGCGACGATGTGGTCTTATTCCTCCCGTGCGCCGGACCCTGCCCTGCGCCCCGAGGATTGGCGCGAGATGTGGCTGGAGCGGTTGGAGCATGAGCCGTTTCTGCCCGCCGCATGGCTGCGCCACCAGCGCCGCGATGCCTATTGGCAGCACGGATCGGTTTGCGAGGATTTTAGCGCAATCAAGGCCAAGGTGCTGGCCATCGGTGGCTGGGGGGACGCCTACAAGAACGCCGTGCCTCAACTGGTTGAGGCATTGCCGGGGGCCAAAGGCATTGTCGGCTCTTGGGTGCACAAATATCCGCATTTCGCCGTGCCGGAACCGCGCATCGGCTTTCTGCAAGAGGCGCTGCGCTGGTGGGATCATTGGCTCAAGGGGGAGGAAACCGGCGTTGAGGATGATCCTGACTATCGCGCCTATTTGATGGACGGTGTGCGCCCCGCGGCCTGGTACACAGAACGCCCCGGCCGCTGGGTGGCAGAGGACAGGGGCGCAACCAGCCACCTTGAAACCGAACAGCTGCACCTGACCAATGATGGATTGACCGAAACGGCGGGCCCACTGGATGCGCTGGTGTCCTCTCCCGCGCATTGCGGTGCGAATGCGGGGGAATACTGCGCGATATGGCTGGGGCCGGAAATGCCCGGCGACCAGCGCCATGATGATGCGCTGTCGCGGTGCTTTGACAGTGGTCCCCTGACCCGAGACATGGATATCGTCGGGGCGCCGCGTCTGTCATTGACCGTGGTCTCCGACCAGCCGCAAGCCCAGATCGCCGTGCGCCTGAACCACATTCACCCCGATGGTGCATCAACGCGGATCACCTATGGCGTACTGAACCTCAGCCATCGCAACAGCGCAGCGGAGCCGCAGCCGATGCAGCCGGGTGTACCTGAGGGGGTTTCTTTTGCTCTTGATCACATCGCCTATCGCGTGCCCAAAGGGCATCGCCTTCGGGTCTCGGTCTCGGACGCCTATTGGCCGCTGATCTGGCCCTCGCCAGAAAAAACCGAACTGCGGCTGACCAGGGGCACGATCGCCCTTCCCCAACGCCCGACGGCTGGCGGCGATGAATATGTCTTTGCTCCGCCCACCGCCGCCGATCCGTGGCAGACCGAAACCCTGCGTGATGAAAACCACATCCGCCGGCAGGAAACCGATATGGTCACAGGCCGCGTCAGCCTGATCATCGAGGATGATTTTGGCGCTGTGCGCGATGCCGATCACGGGCTGATCACCAGTTCCATCGCCCGCGAAAACTGGAGCATTCATCCCGACGATCCAACCTCGGCGCGGGGCATCTGTCATTGGACCGACGAATTGCAAAAAGACGACATCCGGATGCGCACCGAAACCCGCTGCGAAATGTGGTCAGACGCCACGAAATTTCACCTGACCGCCCGAATCGAAGCCTTTGAAGGGAATGACCTGATTTATTGCAGAGATGTCGAAGACAGCATTGATCGCGACAATCTGTAG
- a CDS encoding ABC transporter substrate-binding protein: MNDQLNYLTEKVAKGLMTRREFVGRAAALGVTAAVANTMLASSAKADTPKRGGMMRIGSSGGESTNTQDPALTASEVPLNNLRAWGETLVEVDPSGELDFRMAESVEASADAKTWSFKIRKGIPFSNGKDMTPDDVMKTMERHSNEDSQSGALGIMKGIANMKVDGDNFIVELDTPNADLPFLMADYHLMIQPGGGMDNPGAGIGTGPYTIEIDEPGVRHAFKRRDDYWDSENRGWADEIEQLVLNDATARTAALQSGQVHIINRVDPKVAALLDRAPNLSVQSASGRGHYVFIMHIDTAPFDNNELRLALKYAIDRQEMVDKILRGYGSIGNDMPINASYPLFDETIPQREHSIEKAAEHYKKSGHDGSPIILRVADGAFPGAVDAAALFQQSAAKAGIPLEIKREPNDGYWSEVWNVQPFCASYWGGRPVQDQMYATAYLSTADWNDTRWKRDDFDALLNAAKAELDQAKRKDIYSQMGRMLRDEGGLILPMFNDFVAGVSNNVGGYVNDPNGPVMNNKSHIACWLKDA, translated from the coding sequence ATGAATGATCAACTGAATTACCTGACGGAGAAAGTAGCCAAGGGCCTGATGACCCGTCGTGAGTTTGTCGGCCGCGCCGCTGCATTGGGTGTGACGGCAGCCGTTGCAAACACCATGCTGGCCAGCTCTGCCAAAGCGGACACGCCCAAGCGTGGCGGCATGATGCGCATCGGCTCGTCCGGCGGCGAAAGCACGAACACCCAAGATCCGGCTCTGACCGCATCAGAAGTGCCTTTGAACAACCTGCGAGCCTGGGGCGAGACATTGGTCGAAGTTGACCCAAGCGGCGAGCTGGACTTCCGCATGGCCGAAAGCGTCGAAGCCTCTGCAGACGCCAAGACATGGTCCTTCAAGATCCGCAAGGGTATCCCATTTTCCAACGGCAAAGACATGACACCAGACGACGTCATGAAAACCATGGAGCGTCACAGCAACGAAGACAGCCAATCGGGTGCTTTGGGCATCATGAAGGGCATCGCGAACATGAAGGTCGACGGCGACAACTTTATTGTTGAGCTGGACACACCTAACGCTGACCTGCCGTTCCTGATGGCGGACTATCACCTGATGATCCAGCCCGGCGGCGGCATGGACAACCCCGGCGCGGGCATCGGCACGGGCCCCTACACCATCGAGATCGACGAACCCGGCGTGCGCCATGCGTTCAAGCGCCGTGACGATTACTGGGACAGCGAGAACCGTGGCTGGGCCGATGAGATCGAACAGCTGGTTCTGAACGATGCAACCGCCCGTACCGCGGCGCTGCAATCCGGTCAGGTCCATATCATCAACCGCGTTGACCCCAAGGTTGCCGCGCTGTTGGACCGCGCCCCGAACCTGAGCGTTCAATCCGCCTCTGGCCGTGGCCACTATGTGTTTATCATGCACATCGACACCGCGCCGTTTGACAACAACGAACTGCGCCTGGCGCTGAAGTATGCGATCGACCGTCAGGAGATGGTGGACAAGATCCTGCGTGGCTATGGCTCTATCGGTAACGACATGCCGATCAACGCCTCCTATCCGCTGTTTGACGAAACCATTCCGCAGCGCGAGCATTCCATCGAAAAGGCCGCCGAGCACTATAAAAAGTCCGGCCACGATGGCAGCCCGATCATCCTGCGTGTTGCAGACGGTGCCTTCCCCGGTGCGGTTGACGCCGCAGCCCTGTTCCAGCAGAGCGCGGCCAAGGCGGGTATCCCGCTGGAGATCAAGCGTGAGCCGAACGATGGTTACTGGTCCGAAGTGTGGAACGTACAGCCCTTCTGTGCCTCCTACTGGGGCGGCCGTCCGGTGCAGGATCAGATGTATGCCACGGCGTATCTGTCCACCGCGGACTGGAACGACACCCGTTGGAAGCGGGATGACTTTGACGCCCTGCTCAACGCCGCCAAGGCCGAACTGGACCAAGCCAAGCGCAAGGACATCTATTCCCAGATGGGCCGCATGCTGCGCGATGAAGGCGGCTTGATCCTGCCAATGTTCAACGACTTCGTTGCGGGCGTGTCCAACAACGTCGGCGGTTACGTGAATGATCCAAACGGCCCTGTGATGAACAACAAGTCTCACATTGCCTGCTGGCTGAAAGACGCGTGA
- a CDS encoding ABC transporter permease: MHPILKLIVQRVALGIMLLFAASILIFGGTMMLPGDVAQQILGQSATPENLANLRESLGLDEPPVSRYFQWLGGILQGDLGTALTNGRDIAESLGGRLKNTLFLAFWAAAISVPLAIFLGLLAVRYKDRIPDKVISAVTLTTISIPEFMIGYVLIYWISIRLGWFSSVAIINDSMSLGAKLNAIAIPVMVLTLVVLAHMMRMTRAAILNVMQSAYIETAELKGMGMLRIIAKHAFPNAIAPIVNVVMINLAYLVVGVVVVEVVFAYPGMGQYLVDHVAKRDVPVVQACGLIFAAVYIGLNLIADIVSILANPRLRHPK; this comes from the coding sequence ATGCACCCGATTTTAAAACTCATTGTCCAGCGCGTTGCGCTGGGCATTATGCTGCTGTTTGCAGCGTCCATTTTGATTTTTGGCGGCACCATGATGCTGCCCGGCGACGTGGCCCAGCAAATCCTTGGCCAGTCTGCGACCCCAGAAAACCTTGCCAACCTTCGGGAAAGCCTTGGCTTGGACGAACCCCCAGTATCGCGTTATTTCCAGTGGCTTGGCGGTATCCTGCAAGGCGATCTGGGCACCGCGCTGACCAATGGCCGCGATATTGCCGAAAGCCTTGGCGGACGTCTCAAGAACACGTTGTTCCTCGCTTTCTGGGCCGCTGCGATCTCGGTTCCACTCGCTATTTTTCTGGGCCTTCTGGCCGTACGTTACAAAGACCGGATCCCCGACAAGGTGATCTCGGCGGTCACACTGACCACCATTTCGATCCCCGAATTTATGATCGGCTATGTACTTATTTACTGGATTTCCATCCGCCTTGGCTGGTTCTCCTCCGTTGCGATCATCAACGACAGCATGTCGCTTGGCGCGAAACTCAACGCCATTGCGATCCCCGTTATGGTTCTGACCCTTGTGGTGCTGGCCCATATGATGCGGATGACCCGTGCCGCGATCCTGAATGTGATGCAATCGGCCTATATCGAAACGGCAGAACTCAAAGGTATGGGCATGCTGCGCATCATTGCCAAACACGCCTTTCCCAACGCCATCGCCCCCATCGTCAACGTTGTGATGATCAACCTTGCCTATCTGGTGGTTGGTGTGGTCGTGGTCGAAGTGGTCTTTGCCTATCCCGGCATGGGGCAATATCTGGTGGATCACGTTGCCAAACGCGATGTGCCTGTGGTGCAGGCCTGTGGCCTGATCTTTGCCGCCGTTTACATCGGGTTGAACCTGATTGCCGACATCGTCTCAATCCTCGCGAACCCAAGGTTGAGGCATCCAAAATGA